The following nucleotide sequence is from Anguilla rostrata isolate EN2019 chromosome 3, ASM1855537v3, whole genome shotgun sequence.
CACATACACatcctccattttcttttcttcttggcataatttttcattttcctcacCATATTTCACACCCACATTCCATTTTTGTCCGCTTTTGAACAGGTTTTGTCTGATTGTCTCCGTATGTGTGAATCACATTGCCTGGGAATGTGAACAAGAAGCCAACAGTGTTATATAATGCTGTGAGCCGCAGGTGGGACTTCAGTAGGGCTGTCACAGCAAGCACAGAAGCACTGGGCCACTGTAGAGCAGCTTTAACTGGTCTGAGAACAGCCAGGGGCTTGTGACACaggtcattttactgtgtgggaaTATTTACAGATACCTCCCCCTGGATATCACCCTGGTGCTCTGTCATGGTCTGATTGGTCACCTCTTCTGGCTCATTGTCTCTGTGTCCATTGACGTTATTCTGGGGTTAGTTTTTGCTCTTTAGGGAAAACCACTGTCCTCACCCAACCTCTTTCCAGTCTAGACccattatctatttatttaagaGCTATTTTACAAGAATATTGTCAGAAACTGTTATTGTCCTTCTTGACTTCTTTGCTTCCGTTCCTCTGTCAAACATTTATGTTTGGTCTTCTGATTTTTGCAAccctttttgttttctccctcttGGCTCACACTTCCCCTCTCCTTTTGGCtcaaacctctctctctctctctctctctctctccctccctccctctctctctctctctctctctccctccctccctccccttctctctctctctctctctctccctctgtcacacacacagtaggggCACACTCGCCCCTGGCTTGCATGCCGAGCAGCTCCAACTGATGAGCCGAGGATACTTCAgcgtgtgtgggagggggaggggtagtgactgtgaaaataaactttaatttcCTGCAGTCATGGGAATTTGACCTCTACTAAGCCTTTCTACATGGAGACTCCAAGCATGGTGCAGAATCAGAGTCCTCTGTGCTTCTATCCCATAAGTCTCCCCACAAAAGTTGTCCTACATCTGGGAGCAACAGATCCAGAGGACGGAATTCTAAACATATAAAGCACCCAGCTGGGCTCTGTAAATACCCACAATGGGGCCTGACATAAGTTCCAGTAAAGAGAGCAAGCTCTTCTCATAAAATAGACAACTTAAGTCACGCGGGACCTGATATGTCAGCCATGAGTAATGCTAGTCACGAATAAATGTGTGGTTTAAAGCAACAAAGGCCTTTGTTTTCAGCTATTATATTTTGGTCATTTGAATTCTTAAGGAAAAGCAGAGGttacagagagaaggagggacaATAGTAGGCATTTTATTTGGCCAATGACTTTTTAATCAGTTAGGACAGCTGAAGCCTGTTTGTCTGGCTGAATTGCACCCAATGTGCATGTGCTGTCTATACTACAACCCTGCAGGCACACATTCACTGAGAAAGTTCCCTCTCAAAGGCAGTCTGGCTGCAGAGTATGACACTCACATGAACTGTGAGAATCTGTATGACAGTAACTCATGTTGCATCCCTATTTTTGTATTGCCTCACAAATCTCTTGAAAGCGGTGAAGCTGATTAGCATCTTGTATACAGTAAATCACAGTGGTTTTAAGATTGTGCTTGATTGAAATACCTTACTGTAATGTGTGTTCTTAAGACATACACGCTCTTCACAGTTGGGTCACTGTAACCTCTGCACTCCTCCCACCCTCAGAGACTCGAAAGAGAAGGAAGTCCTTGCGGAGAAAGTTTGACTCCTtctcaaaagagaaaaaagaacgaGGTAAGATCTCCACGCACACTAGCACCGGCTCTCTGacttccctctcccctgccccccccccaaatgccaCAACCATCTGATCTCCCTCAGTTATGAAGACAGTTGTTGTTTTGTGGAGTCCATATATAATGGGCTTGTTTCTTCTTATTGTCAAGTGCAAGACCACAGTAGACAGCTTCAGGGGCTTTAGTGGGCAGTGTATTATTCTGTGTCCTTCGTGTAGCAAAAAGCCTCACATTGTTTCCCTGAATGTCTACAAGTACCCCGGAAATATGTGTTCCTGCCTTCATCAGAAAACCAACAAAACATTTGGTTCTGCAtaaatttaatgttttgttcCATTTAGTATTTTTACCAGTGCtttctcagaattttttttaaatttaaaagcacTGAAGCCAAATAGGATTTCTTccatttatttgtgtaattgGATTAAAAGCACTGATGATGCACCAGATCCTATTTTATCACTGAATGACCAGCACCATCCATCATTTTGATCGTATAACCTGAAATtagattttcacatttttaaaatttctctCTACAACTTCTtgtaaacactgaaaaacatgtGGGAATGTATACTGGAAAGCATTAATCCACAGGTGTGTGCATGATGGGCCAAATTCAGACAGGGTCAGCCTTATTCTCTGGAACACGTCTTAACGAAATACTGATGgccaacacaacacagctgtATCCACCTGAGGTGAAGCAGGACCCTTGGGATTGCCTGATAGGGCATGGATATACAGAATTCTGAACCAATGGGTAATTGTTTTATTAGCTGCTAGCTACCTGCATTGTAGCTCCAGAAGTCTTTATAGtgcatttcaaatgtgtgtgcCCCAGTGAAGGAAGCACCTCTCCATGTGGCTTCCTCTCTGACAAATAAGCAGTCAACCAAGCAAATTTCATTGACTCCAGACTAGGCCATTTTCATCTGACTTCTGGCTTTTTGACAAACAGCAGTTCTGTGACTAGGCCATAAGTCTGTTCTGCTGCCTGAACTCCCTCCACATATACAGGGTAGTTCTCTTAATCAGCAGGGCTCTACCTCCAAACTGCTGCATGGTAAAGAGGGCATCAGGGCCCTTGGTCGCAGGAGGTGGTGTTATTAGAACAGAAGGCATGGAGCGGCTTGATGACAGTTTGATGTTGACTTTAAGAAGCTAAGAACTGGACACTGAGAGAGCACTCAGACCAGATTACAGCAAATAGGCAGGACTGGCCTACAGCAAACCCCCATGGTTAAGATTCCAGGAAGGAGACTGAGATGTCTGATGAGAAACTCACAGCATGGCATTGCAAGCATGGGCTTTCATTCTTCATACAGCTATCCTCATTGGCTATATCCACTGGGTGTACTGTGTCTGGATGGCTGACTGGATTCTCTCCTTAACCTCTCATTGTGAAGTCCAACAGCTATTCTTCCTGATTTTATATCATGATTACACTGAACATGTTTGAATTATAGTGGCAGTTAGGTACAAGACTGTAGCTCTATGCATTGTTTACCAGAGCACTTCCCTACAAAGAGCTTGTAGCTTATgcataatgtaatgaaatgccCCCTCTCATAAACTAATGGATTAGCACTAATAAATTTGTGGCTAGCAaacctgttcctgtttctgtcaaataaataaaatgctgattattattatgctatTGCGCAAGTACACATAATCATATTcagattttgaataaaatacagtctatcaaacaaaattaaaccgAACCTTAAATGAGCAATGAGGTTTAAACAAAATTGTTATACACCCCAGAGACGGCCCCCAAGGCATTCGGTATCGCCCTGTCACAAGTCATCACAAACGACCGAGCGCGTAAGCAGCGTCAGGATGCCCTGAAGGAGAGCCGTCGGGACTGCCTGGACCTGGAAGCCAGCGTCCTGCGATTCCGAGCGGAGAAACGGCAGCACGACAACGGAAACAACCCACCTCGCAGCACCGCCTCCACCCCTGCCGCCACATCCACCCTGGAGCTCCACAACAAGCCACTGTCTCCCACCTTCCAGGACAAAACTTCCAGGGCCCACCGCAGGGTAAGGAAATGCTGGCATAGTCACGTAGGCTACTCAATGTGCGCGTAGCATTCTGAAAGCCAAGAAAGTGAATTGGTGCAACAAACCTCACTTTGCTTCGGAGAAACAACATTCGACTTACATAGACTAAAATTATGCATTCATTGTATTACAAAATAACATCACAGCATAATAATAGAATATTGATTGCATTAAATTATTCACATAACCTTTGAATGCTAGCTGTCTCCAGGGGCTTTTGATTTTTGATAACTTAATAAACTTAGCTTTCActtaataaaacatgcacatataaaacacacaaaaccagtAACGttttaaaagtgattttttGAACTTGTTTGCTTAGATGTTGAGAGTATTTACCATTTTGCTCCTACACGGATTTGCCCTTTATTAGGACAATTCGATTTTTCACTTATTGGTTGGAGCAGTTAGACCAGTGTGAGATGCTCTTTCTCGCTCTCAGTGTCTGATGGTGCTGCTGCATTCCATGTGGAGCTTCTGAAGGCCAGAGAGATTCAAATCTTTTCCCAAGTAGTAGCTACTGTTGGCGTACAGGATGATAAGAAATATTTTCCAGGACAGGAAACGTTTATGACCCTTTGCCAATGCACAAGAATGCAAGGAGTGCATAAGAGTTTTAGTTTGTTCGCCATTTAGTTTGCAGCACAGAAATTATGTGGAAATTGAACGGTTTCATTCGGTTTcatgaaatttgcatttgtgtatttgcaaGAATTGCATTTGTACATGTAAGGTCAACTTGATGCCTGCTCCAGTTAAACGATTACAGCTTAggttagaaaatatatttaaaatgcaatcgAATAACAATTAAGTGGATTTtgtgttcaaaatatttctataAGTAGTTTCCGTAAATTCAATTAAGGTGActagactttttaaaatgaatggcatATTATgcaagaaaatgaaattcttaataaaaatggattttagttgccaatgtttttctttgtttttgtaatcCATGTTTCTATGGTAGCAATTCATTCTGAGCATTTGATCTCTCATTGTCAGAAAGCCACCTCTTGAGGTTTTGGTAAAAATTCTCTCAGCCATTGGTTATATGGTTGATAAATACATctttaatataaaacatttatcaagATCATCCCCCTGATTAATGTCTGGCAACACACCACAGCCTGAGTGCACTCTGGAAAGTGGAAAATATGATTTAGTTTTGTGACTAATTCAGTGATTTGGAACCTTGCCACACACAAAAGGAACTATGAAACTGTTTTCTCTGGTTTCCAATGTGACCATTTCAATACCAGTTCCTGAAAAAAGGGAAACTTTCATAAACAGCTGAAACTTTCCATAAAAATAAGGAGCTGGAGCCAAAAGGCACATTTGTCAGATTAATAGCTCATTAAAACAGTGCTTTTCAAATAGTTagaaatagatagatagaaatgtataaaaaattcATTAGCCTACTTGCCTACTCCTTGGTGGCATATCCAGACAAGATACTTGTTCTTTGTGCATTGATGCATACTGCCACCAGGCCCTTACTGAATCTGGAAACAAATTAAGGTGTGTGCACATTGAAATAAAGTACAATGTAATGACAAAGAGAACAATAAGGAGAAATAAAACCAGCGTACCTCTATTGCCTCCAAATAGGATGCTTTATTTTGCAATCTAAATGTTCAGCCACAGAGGTTTCTCCTCTGATCTTTGCCATGCAGAATCCTGGCTGTGGACAAATGTCCCACAAGGTGAACAATAACTGCCACTGGCATTATCCAGGAAGGAAGAAGGAGTTTCTGTTGGCAGGGTGTTGCCTAGCAGAGTATTCTCCGCCGTATCTCGCAATAGTGTAGTGGTCAatcagtctgcctgtgccacCTGCACAGTCGTCCGGTGCATCTGTCCACCCTAGTTGGTGAATTGCAGAAAAAACGTAAAGAACCAACAGCTGTTTTCAGATGATGTGTGTTAGTGGCTGAGCTTACAATTACAATGGGGTCCTCTAAACCTGGAAGAAAAGGAAACAagggaatgaaaaaaatgccaaatgtttacattttcctgGCCTTCTTTCAAATATGTGCAGTGTATTTACATtaggaaatgaaacaatgctTCCACTTTTGTGTGAGCAGGCAGGAAATGCATTCACATACATCCACCAATGCTTTGACATTGCGGAAATGATTAGCCGcaatacactttgttgtacgtcgctctggataagagcgtctgccaaatgcctgtaatgtaatgtaatgtagccgTGATAACACGCATAGTCCACATGTCCTTTCTCTCTTAACCACGTTTTACATCACAGCAATCTTATCATCCACAAAGCACAGAAGTTTAAATGTGATGAACCTTACACAATTCAGAGGCTtaagtttgcttttttttaacaaaatctTCATTAATGAAAGAATTTGTGCAGGTAGGGGCCAGAAAGTTTTTGTCCATCAAAAAACGTTAATTTCATTACCTGAATATGTATGATTTAGCAATATTCAGAGAATCACATATTGCTTAAAGTACCAAATACAATAACTTTTCACTGTTAACCcttcaaataaaactttttacTGTGTGGTAAACCCATGATTCATTGAAGGAGAAGGACActgcaaaaaatgcaattacacaCTTTTCCGAAATGAGTATTATAAATGTACATTCAGACAATAATTCTTGTTTTTAGAgttttaagattaaaatttGATAACTAAGTTTATTTTACTTAGTCACATattatattactttttaaagaaatcttaTAAAGTACCTTTTTCTTATCCCATTGCTAGCTAATTCTGCTTAAATTACACAATTTCCTTTTCAAACCAAGCTTTCAAACCAtctatttttcaattttttttttccaagttgctttttttttttttacaatgtacaTGTAGATGGGCCTAAATCATAACCTCCCTGCCTGATCCCCCACCCCTGCAGGGAGGCCTGTCGGTGGACTCCATCTCTGACCTGGTGGAGAGCCAGTCTCGGCTGCTGGAGGCCTTGCAGCTCTCTCACCCAAACGAGCTGGACATCAAGAAGGCGACGGGCCGCGCCCAGACCAAGCTCAGCCTCAACCCCATCTACAGGCAGGTGCCCCGCGTGGTGGAGCGCTGCTGCTGCCACATCGAGGCCTACGGTGAGTCAAGCCCACGGGGCAGCCGCAGCTGCCGGAACAAGAGAGGCCCCACACAGCAAGATCCAAAATGGCTCGGGGGGGCAGGCTAATTTACTGATAATGAGTTTTGGATAGCAAGCATGTGTCCAGTAAATAGACTGCAACTCaattgtgtgtgcgcgtgcatgtgtttgtttgcttactacgtgtgtttgtttgctgtcCTCGGACTTTGGAACTCCCTACTCTCAGGGCTGCAGACTGTGGGGATCTTTCGTGTTGGAAGCTCAAAGAAGAGAGTCCGGCAGGTGAGATGTTCCAAGATGTCAATCTTTTCATCTCTTGTTGGAAATGACTACAGCAGACTACTTTCccttgttaaaaaaacataagGTTTActttataattttgtatttatatgcatgtgtgcttttgcaaacttgcatgtgtgtgtgtgtgcaagcgtgtgtatgtgcatttgcgtgtgtgtggtgtgtgtgtgtgtgtacagtatgtgtgtgtgtgtgtgtgtgtgtgtgtgtggatgcgtggGGCTTTGTGTTCTACATGTTTAACATGGAAGCTGAtgtctgtgcttttgtgtgttctAGCTGAGGGAAGAGTTTGACCAGGGGAACGATGTCTTTCTGGATGACGAGCAAAGTGTTCACGATGTTGCAGCCCTGTTGAAAGAGTTCCTGAGGGATATGCCTGATCCCCTGCTGCCCCGCGAGCTCTACTCTGCATTCCTGCATGCCAacagtacttttttttacttgccttttgttaaataattattatcgGCATCACGTTTAAAGATGTTAAAAAAATCCACAGAGGATTCATGACCTGAAGGCTCAGATATGGGGGTTTCACAATGATCATTTATCAGCCAATAGGAAAGTACTTCCTGCATGGAGAgaggcacttcctgtctggagagaaaaaaatctagaGATTGTACAGGGTTCTCTAATCACCTCACACCAGCAATCACTGGTTTAGGGGAGCAGGAAGCAATGTAATGGGACCCAGCCCCACAGTGTAGATGGGCAtgctgtgtgccctgtgacTACCTGTAACTCCTCCCACTGCTGTCTCCCCTGTCCCAGGCCTGAGGGGAGAGGACCAGCTCACGTACCTGCAGCAGCTGATCTACCTGCTGCCGCCATGCAACTGCGACACTCTCTTCCGGCTGCTAACACTTCTGCACACCGTGCAGAGTCATGCCCAGGACAGCATGAGCCCAGAAAACCAAGAGGTCGGTCTCAATGAGCCTCAGCCACACAATTACCTACTTTTAATGCAGTAGTATCTTCAATCAACACACCTTAATATAAAACATTGCTTCTTTTCAgagcttttaaaaagtgaaccGTGGGGTCATACTCATATTATTTGCTGAGATTGTATTTGGTCGGACCAATCAAGTCATGTCAAGGCTGATGACTGGTCTCTCATGCCACTTTTCTTGGTTTTGGACCTCAGAGTCATTTAATACagcaaatgagagagagagatgcatttaaatcatattttctgtACACTGTGCCATATGATGCTATTTTTTATAGATTAATAAGAATGAATGGTAAATATCTGTTTTTTGTAGTTTATGTGGCAGCTCACTCACACTATAcctcaaatatttcattatgcCATGCTCCTAGAATAGTGGAAATCTTCATCATTGTGATTTTGCTGTCATCGGGAATTAATATACCCCAGGGATGCTTTgcctattattttttattttttactatttttagtTGTTCCTCTGAAACAGgaatgcagccattttcttaGTTAGCTCACCCATCTATGTGCTTATCCCAGTCATGAGCCAGGAATCCTCCCCATTTCCTTCTGCACCTCATTTTCTGGttttctggaagattccagGAAACAAAATGACCGCGGCTAACTTGGCGGTGATATTTGGACCCAACCTGCTCCAGAGggaatacagcacagagaaagagTCCAGCTCACAGGCCCTGGGAATCGAGGACAGTGCGGCTGTCATATCCGTCACACTGCTGCTCATCCAGAACTACAAAAACCTGTTTACGGTGAGGGAAGAGAGGACAGCAGAGttactgtgtttgtatgttagtgcatgtgtctgcgtgtagtagcgtgtgagtgtgtatgtgtgaggaaGAGAAGAATAAATATTGTGGGTTTATTTTTCACCATGCTCTGGTGTTCCGGTTGTTTCTAGGTTTCTGCAGAGCTCCAGCAGGAGGTGCTAATGAGCCTCATCCAGACGGACCCCGACATCATTGATTACCTCCTGCGAAGGAAACTCAGGTGGGCCACAGGTTTTCTTTCTCTTGCAGCGCATAGCTACACGATAGACAaggttgcatgtgtgtatgtgcacacgcTCGCTGTACGTGCTACGTGCTCGGTAGCAGGCAGCCCTCCACCGTCTGCTCATGTCTACCCCCGTCCGCTGCAGTCACCTGACCAATGAGGTGGACGCAGGAGGCAGGCGAGACAAGGCGTCGATGGACTCGGTGGGTCATTCCAGCGAGGACCTGTCGTCCCTGGAGGCCCCTTCTCCACTGTTCCCTGAGGACCAGGAGGACGGCAGCCTGTGCAGCGAGGTGTTCCTCAACGTGCTGCGGCTCAACCAGAACAGGAACCGTGAGTCACAGCGCAATGCGGGCAGAGCGACGTCTCTCACCATTTACCACTGCTGACAGAGAGCGGTTACTGGTCGTGCACATTCATACCTATCATGAGGAAAATGTAATTACTATTACTGTAATCAGGACTGTGACTCtctgatttttgtttgttttcactgaaaGAATATGATCCACTTGTTGTTTTCCCATGTTGCTCTTATGGAGTATATCACATACATGTTTTTCCAACTGTCTATCTACCTCTGATAACTTCCAGGGGTCGTCTGTGTTAATCTGCTCCCTGCTGGTCTGTTTGGCCAGGGTCCTCTGAGGACGGGCCAGGGAAGTGCGTCGGCCACATCAGGCATTTCCACTCCCACCACAACCTGCTGAGCCTGGGCCAAGCCTTGCCCCAGTCCACCTCTGAGGACAGGGACCCCCGGGACAGGCCAGCACCGGAGGGGGGGCAGGCGTGCGAGGGGGGGAGCGCCGTTTACAGCCAGGGTCATGGCCCCGGTGCAGCAAAAACTCAGTCCCCCGGGGACAGCATATGGGTGaggcagagcagcacagacgAGGGCAAACCTCAGCCCACAAACTTCTGGGACTTTTTCACCGGAACCGTCACCGGATCAGAAACCATCGTATGATCTGGCGATGCAGCGCGAGAGACACTTTGGACTATCCATCCGCCCAATTcaaagacacacaaagacacagtcATACAGAGTTGCACCCATTCATGTGAACACACGTACGCACGGAGGTagacaaatatacatttttacaattacCGTTGGAATTGGGGTCACAGTGGCACTTGGTTCTTTTAATCATGTGCAAGCCAATATCTATGTGCTCCTTCAAAAGACTAGTTGATCACGTTGTGATTGCATGTAATTATGCGTTTAAGATATGAAGGACATACATGTACATGAAACTGATAAGAAGTTGTAAATATCACATAGGCTTTTCCCAGACTTTAGttgtctatttgtttttttgtttagcatAGAGAACAGTCACAACCAATATGAcagaaatgcaacaaaaatcATTTGGAGCTTTGGGAGGTTACTCAGAGATAAaatctctcctttctctttctcttttaaatATCAAACTTGCCTGCCATGGATTCCCCTCTTAAGGCAGCTGTCAATGGCCACATGTTCTGCAATTGCATGAATTCTGCAAGTACAAAAGCAACACCCAAGACACACAAACTCTTCATTCTCAGAAAACTTGCTCCAAAAATGTGCATCTCTTTGCTGAATTAAAAGCATAATGGtagtctaaataaataaaatggttttatcAAATCTGTGTGGTAACAATTTTGTTTGATCAGGATCAACAATCATACTTGTTGTAACACGTTGGTCCTCAAGGGGGTGCCATTTACcatataataatactaaacaGCGGGCGTGTATTTTACTGAATCGGGAGTGTGGAACGTCAATGTCGAGAACTCGTGACAACATGAAGGCTGAATTCGTACCGATTgcaattagctagctaggtatcTTGGTACTATttgtcaaatatatttattactgTGTAAAACTGAATTCTGATAAATATTTCGTTTATTTACGTAGCAGTGTTTATATTCTTCCCAGTACTACGCGATATTATCTTGTTAGCTTCAAGTGGTGTTGAAAATATTCGTCTCCTTACACTGGTGAAGACGCATGATGATGACAACTCCGACGGGATTCAAATTTAGCATCAAGATCGACACAGTGATATAACCAGCTGCAGTTATTAGGCTGCCTTTGTCTTCACGCATTTGTGCATGCTTCGTTCTTTCCCGACATGACTCGAGGTGTTCCGTGTAGGGCGGAGGATGGCACTGCAGtgatgcaattttattttttaacaataacGTAGCGTATTTAGAATACGACTAATTGCTCTGCAATAAAATATTCTAATGGTAACACGTTTTTCTACATCGGCTATCTGGAAGAAGTCCCAACGCGAAATATAAACAATGCGTTCACGTCAGTattaaaatcttttctttttttgtggtttatcCCATGAAGCACGTGTTGCCTATTCAATGAAGCAACAAATACAGTGTATTGGCCCCACAAGAAAATATCTTTCACTGCGTTTACAGGGAGGTCACCATAGAAAAtgctatgattttttttaaatgagaaagaaaaatgaaggtAGGCTACTCGATGggtgtttttatgaaatgtgtggaaCGCCTGGCTCACGTTCTGGAACACTGTTTTCAAGGTCAT
It contains:
- the arhgap36 gene encoding rho GTPase-activating protein 36 isoform X3; translated protein: MHPEDLVRQDMQFYYVGEHTWATMLGQSVRLQPVPIQSLSELERARLQEVAFYHLEERDLNLNISIPRETRKRRKSLRRKFDSFSKEKKERETAPKAFGIALSQVITNDRARKQRQDALKESRRDCLDLEASVLRFRAEKRQHDNGNNPPRSTASTPAATSTLELHNKPLSPTFQDKTSRAHRRGGLSVDSISDLVESQSRLLEALQLSHPNELDIKKATGRAQTKLSLNPIYRQVPRVVERCCCHIEAYGLQTVGIFRVGSSKKRVRQLREEFDQGNDVFLDDEQSVHDVAALLKEFLRDMPDPLLPRELYSAFLHANSLRGEDQLTYLQQLIYLLPPCNCDTLFRLLTLLHTVQSHAQDSMSPENQEIPGNKMTAANLAVIFGPNLLQREYSTEKESSSQALGIEDSAAVISVTLLLIQNYKNLFTVSAELQQEVLMSLIQTDPDIIDYLLRRKLSHLTNEVDAGGRRDKASMDSVGHSSEDLSSLEAPSPLFPEDQEDGSLCSEVFLNVLRLNQNRNRVVCVNLLPAGLFGQGPLRTGQGSASATSGISTPTTTC
- the arhgap36 gene encoding rho GTPase-activating protein 36 isoform X1; its protein translation is MHPEDLVRQDMQFYYVGEHTWATMLGQSVRLQPVPIQSLSELERARLQEVAFYHLEERDLNLNISIPRETRKRRKSLRRKFDSFSKEKKERETAPKAFGIALSQVITNDRARKQRQDALKESRRDCLDLEASVLRFRAEKRQHDNGNNPPRSTASTPAATSTLELHNKPLSPTFQDKTSRAHRRGGLSVDSISDLVESQSRLLEALQLSHPNELDIKKATGRAQTKLSLNPIYRQVPRVVERCCCHIEAYGLQTVGIFRVGSSKKRVRQLREEFDQGNDVFLDDEQSVHDVAALLKEFLRDMPDPLLPRELYSAFLHANSLRGEDQLTYLQQLIYLLPPCNCDTLFRLLTLLHTVQSHAQDSMSPENQEIPGNKMTAANLAVIFGPNLLQREYSTEKESSSQALGIEDSAAVISVTLLLIQNYKNLFTVSAELQQEVLMSLIQTDPDIIDYLLRRKLSHLTNEVDAGGRRDKASMDSVGHSSEDLSSLEAPSPLFPEDQEDGSLCSEVFLNVLRLNQNRNRSSEDGPGKCVGHIRHFHSHHNLLSLGQALPQSTSEDRDPRDRPAPEGGQACEGGSAVYSQGHGPGAAKTQSPGDSIWVRQSSTDEGKPQPTNFWDFFTGTVTGSETIV
- the arhgap36 gene encoding rho GTPase-activating protein 36 isoform X2, encoding MLGQSVRLQPVPIQSLSELERARLQEVAFYHLEERDLNLNISIPRETRKRRKSLRRKFDSFSKEKKERETAPKAFGIALSQVITNDRARKQRQDALKESRRDCLDLEASVLRFRAEKRQHDNGNNPPRSTASTPAATSTLELHNKPLSPTFQDKTSRAHRRGGLSVDSISDLVESQSRLLEALQLSHPNELDIKKATGRAQTKLSLNPIYRQVPRVVERCCCHIEAYGLQTVGIFRVGSSKKRVRQLREEFDQGNDVFLDDEQSVHDVAALLKEFLRDMPDPLLPRELYSAFLHANSLRGEDQLTYLQQLIYLLPPCNCDTLFRLLTLLHTVQSHAQDSMSPENQEIPGNKMTAANLAVIFGPNLLQREYSTEKESSSQALGIEDSAAVISVTLLLIQNYKNLFTVSAELQQEVLMSLIQTDPDIIDYLLRRKLSHLTNEVDAGGRRDKASMDSVGHSSEDLSSLEAPSPLFPEDQEDGSLCSEVFLNVLRLNQNRNRSSEDGPGKCVGHIRHFHSHHNLLSLGQALPQSTSEDRDPRDRPAPEGGQACEGGSAVYSQGHGPGAAKTQSPGDSIWVRQSSTDEGKPQPTNFWDFFTGTVTGSETIV